The following coding sequences lie in one Musa acuminata AAA Group cultivar baxijiao chromosome BXJ3-1, Cavendish_Baxijiao_AAA, whole genome shotgun sequence genomic window:
- the LOC135629181 gene encoding probable CCR4-associated factor 1 homolog 11 translates to MAINVGKANLVEHLELILSLRGSYPIVAIDTEFPGFIRDTPRNATEEERYNDVKHNVDNMHLIQLGVALFDEGGNTPWPGCCWQFNFSDFDPDVDASSPDSIELLAQSGHDFQQYRRHGIDARRCAYLVCVKLFCQPYSSKYVTFHGLYDVAFVIKMITRAPLPNTLNEFSDLVRTIFGQIYDLKYISRFCGGLRRGEIGLVGLSRLLNFEPVGIRHQAAYDSLLIGALFNEMKQRRHNVEDDRSASVLYGIENRCVENRRTRRIDRGGWPYARRQQHRLAAMGLAV, encoded by the coding sequence ATGGCCATCAACGTGGGGAAGGCAAACCTTGTGGAGCACTTGGAGCTCATCCTCAGTCTCCGTGGCTCCTACCCGATAGTGGCAATCGATACGGAGTTCCCGGGGTTCATTCGCGACACCCCTCGCAATGCCACCGAAGAAGAAAGATACAATGACGTGAAGCACAACGTGGATAACATGCACCTGATCCAGCTGGGCGTCGCCTTGTTCGACGAAGGCGGCAACACCCCATGGCCGGGGTGCTGTTGGCAGTTCAATTTTTCGGATTTCGATCCCGATGTGGATGCTTCCTCTCCCGACTCCATCGAGTTGTTGGCACAGAGCGGGCACGACTTCCAGCAATACCGACGACACGGCATCGACGCGCGGCGGTGCGCCTATCTGGTATGCGTGAAGCTCTTCTGCCAACCCTACAGCTCCAAGTATGTTACGTTTCATGGACTCTACGACGTGGCATTCGTGATAAAGATGATCACCCGAGCCCCACTGCCCAACACCTTGAACGAGTTCTCTGATTTGGTGAGGACCATCTTCGGCCAGATTTATGATCTCAAATATATATCTCGATTTTGTGGAGGACTGCGTCGGGGAGAGATTGGTTTGGTGGGACTATCAAGGTTATTGAACTTTGAACCCGTAGGGATCCGCCACCAAGCAGCATATGACAGTCTACTAATTGGGGCACTCTTCAACGAAATGAAGCAACGAAGGCATAACGTAGAGGACGACAGATCTGCATCGGTCCTCTATGGTATAGAGAATAGATGCGTCGAGAACAGGAGGACTCGAAGGATTGACCGCGGAGGTTGGCCTTACGCAAGACGGCAGCAACACCGCTTGGCTGCCATGGGGTTGGCGGTTTAA